One genomic window of Micromonospora sp. WMMD1128 includes the following:
- a CDS encoding family 43 glycosylhydrolase produces MRLRHLLRTAAVADAPARRRPRAILAAVLAVLAASAGLPVGGPAQAAPAVNYTNPLVNQRADPHIVRHTDGYYYMTATVPQYDRIVLRRATTLQGLATAAETTIWQRHTSGEMGAHIWAPEIHFINNRWYVYFAAGRTDDVWRIRMYVLENGSANPMSGGWTERGRITTPWDTFSLDASTFVVGGVRYLTWAQQEPGISTNSNVYLARMGANPWQITGPVTRLVVPTYDWETRGYRVAEGPTVIQRDGRVFLTYSASATDANYCLGLLSASAGANLLDAAAWRKSPTPVFASNAATGQYGPGHNSFTVSEDGQSDILVYHDRNYRDITGDPLNDPNRRTRIQKLYWNADGTPNFGIPVADGATPVRLRAHDLTDSYVRHYDYRARIEPNVTNLADSQFRIVPGLAGGGTVSWESTNFPGYFLRHRGFALYVERDDGSTLFDGDASFHRRGGLADSTGISLESQNYPGRYVRHRDGLLYVETVTSTADRASATFHLE; encoded by the coding sequence ATGCGGCTCCGACACCTTCTCCGAACGGCGGCGGTCGCCGACGCCCCGGCCCGCCGGCGCCCGCGGGCGATCCTGGCGGCGGTGCTCGCGGTGCTCGCCGCGTCCGCCGGTCTGCCGGTGGGCGGGCCGGCGCAGGCCGCGCCCGCGGTGAACTACACCAACCCGCTCGTCAACCAGCGGGCCGATCCACACATCGTCCGGCACACCGACGGCTACTACTACATGACCGCGACAGTGCCGCAGTACGACCGGATCGTGCTCCGGCGGGCCACCACCCTGCAAGGGCTGGCCACCGCCGCGGAGACGACGATCTGGCAACGCCACACCAGCGGGGAGATGGGCGCCCACATCTGGGCCCCGGAGATCCACTTCATCAACAACAGGTGGTACGTCTACTTCGCCGCCGGGCGGACCGACGACGTGTGGCGGATCCGGATGTATGTGCTGGAGAACGGAAGCGCGAACCCGATGTCCGGCGGGTGGACCGAACGCGGCCGGATCACCACGCCGTGGGACACGTTCAGCCTGGACGCCTCCACGTTCGTGGTCGGCGGGGTGCGCTACCTGACCTGGGCCCAGCAGGAGCCCGGCATCTCCACCAACTCCAACGTCTACCTCGCCCGGATGGGCGCCAACCCGTGGCAGATCACCGGCCCGGTCACCCGGCTGGTGGTGCCGACGTACGACTGGGAGACCCGCGGTTACCGGGTGGCCGAGGGCCCGACGGTGATCCAGCGCGACGGCCGGGTGTTCCTCACCTACTCGGCCAGCGCCACCGACGCCAACTACTGCCTCGGCCTGCTGAGCGCGTCCGCCGGCGCGAACCTGCTCGACGCCGCCGCCTGGCGCAAGAGCCCGACCCCGGTGTTCGCCAGCAACGCGGCCACCGGGCAGTACGGCCCCGGACACAACTCCTTCACCGTGTCCGAGGACGGGCAGAGCGACATCCTGGTCTACCACGACCGCAACTACCGGGACATCACCGGCGACCCGCTCAACGACCCGAACCGCCGGACCCGGATCCAGAAGCTCTACTGGAACGCCGACGGCACCCCGAACTTCGGCATCCCGGTGGCCGACGGGGCCACGCCGGTCCGGCTGCGGGCACACGACCTGACCGACAGCTACGTCCGTCACTACGACTATCGCGCCCGGATCGAGCCGAACGTGACGAACCTGGCCGACTCGCAGTTCCGCATCGTCCCCGGTCTCGCCGGCGGAGGGACGGTGTCGTGGGAGTCGACCAACTTCCCCGGCTACTTCCTGCGCCACCGCGGCTTCGCCCTCTACGTCGAACGCGACGACGGGTCGACCCTGTTCGACGGCGACGCGAGTTTCCACCGGCGGGGCGGCCTGGCCGACAGCACCGGAATCTCCCTGGAGTCGCAGAACTACCCCGGACGGTACGTCCGCCACCGCGACGGCCTGCTCTACGTGGAGACGGTCACCTCGACCGCCGACCGCGCCTCGGCCACGTTCCACCTCGAGTAG
- a CDS encoding phosphoesterase, with protein sequence MTDRDMDNADRPQVSRRQLVKYAGVGATLAAAGPLVGGEPAAARENRSGEAARGGHQKRAWRAGDHHVHSEYSGEFDTSTNPPTFHKGADAVYPIVTNAIMAKNFGLTWAMCTDHGGPTHSKVNLEQAYPDLLRSRRLVPEVLQFWGMEFDAPALDHHTLMIPRHDDEAKMLFELESRFAKRDPFPADPGSDTEAKMIEFLKVARGMPLKPLVIAHHASRSATGLGVYGQDTPREFRNGHNVAPEVYVGFEGAPGHQASPLNGGSRGGYGNHPTYGGFDQMTARVGGLWDSLLGEGRRWWITATSDSHVHWTRGGSDFWPGEYSKTYVLARQDYGDIMDGLRNGRIWVTTGDLITSLDLTARSQGRTAETGQTITVSRRQRRDVEIEIRFRPLHGRNANGDRPEVRRVDLIVGRITGPNPDPDADTNPSTRVVARFGPRDWRRQGADHVIRHTLRDVDGDLYARVRGTSTDEAEPLADGLESPWEDLWFYSNPVFVHVR encoded by the coding sequence GTGACGGACAGAGACATGGACAACGCCGACCGACCGCAGGTGTCCCGCCGGCAGTTGGTCAAGTACGCCGGTGTCGGCGCGACGCTCGCCGCCGCCGGCCCACTCGTCGGCGGCGAGCCGGCGGCGGCCCGGGAGAACAGGAGCGGAGAGGCTGCGCGGGGTGGGCACCAGAAGCGGGCGTGGCGGGCCGGTGACCACCACGTCCACTCCGAGTACAGCGGCGAGTTCGACACCTCGACGAACCCGCCGACGTTCCACAAGGGCGCCGACGCGGTGTACCCGATCGTCACCAACGCGATCATGGCGAAGAACTTCGGCCTGACCTGGGCGATGTGCACCGACCACGGCGGTCCCACCCACTCGAAGGTCAACCTCGAGCAGGCGTACCCCGATCTGCTGCGCTCCCGCCGGCTGGTGCCGGAGGTGTTGCAGTTCTGGGGCATGGAGTTCGACGCGCCGGCGCTGGACCACCACACGCTGATGATCCCGCGCCACGACGACGAGGCGAAGATGCTCTTCGAGCTGGAGAGCCGCTTCGCCAAACGGGACCCGTTCCCGGCCGACCCGGGCAGCGACACCGAGGCCAAAATGATCGAGTTCCTCAAGGTGGCCCGCGGCATGCCGCTCAAGCCGCTGGTGATCGCCCACCACGCCTCCCGGTCGGCCACCGGGCTCGGCGTCTACGGCCAGGACACGCCGCGGGAGTTCCGCAACGGCCACAACGTCGCCCCGGAGGTGTACGTCGGTTTCGAGGGCGCCCCCGGGCACCAGGCCAGCCCGCTCAACGGCGGCAGCCGTGGCGGCTACGGCAACCATCCGACCTACGGCGGCTTCGACCAGATGACCGCCCGCGTCGGTGGGCTGTGGGACTCCCTGCTCGGCGAGGGACGCCGCTGGTGGATCACCGCGACCTCCGACTCGCACGTGCACTGGACCCGCGGCGGCTCGGACTTCTGGCCCGGCGAGTACAGCAAGACCTACGTGCTGGCCCGGCAGGACTACGGCGACATCATGGACGGCCTGCGCAACGGGCGGATCTGGGTCACCACCGGTGACCTGATCACCAGTCTCGACCTCACCGCCAGGTCCCAGGGCCGCACGGCCGAGACCGGACAGACCATCACGGTGAGTCGCCGCCAGCGTCGCGACGTCGAGATCGAGATCCGGTTCCGGCCGCTGCACGGCCGCAACGCCAACGGCGACCGCCCGGAGGTCCGCCGCGTCGACCTGATCGTCGGCCGGATCACCGGCCCGAACCCCGACCCGGACGCCGACACCAACCCCAGCACCAGGGTCGTCGCCCGCTTCGGCCCGCGGGACTGGCGCCGGCAGGGCGCCGACCACGTCATCCGCCACACCCTGCGCGACGTGGACGGCGACCTCTACGCCCGGGTACGCGGCACCAGCACCGACGAGGCCGAGCCGCTCGCCGACGGGCTGGAGAGCCCGTGGGAGGACCTGTGGTTCTACTCGAACCCGGTCTTCGTCCACGTCCGCTGA
- a CDS encoding BTAD domain-containing putative transcriptional regulator — MTTIGVLGPVRATRGGATVNLGAPRQRAVLARLVAGGGHAVSVDRLVEDLWSGDPPPRAQAALQVYVSNLRRALEPDRPRRTPARVLVTAAPGYALRLPTSAVDAWRFEAALRALTPDTERRPAAAIGALDAALGCWQEGTPYAEFVGEPWAEREGERLAQLWLSAVEQRAKVLLDLDRPDEVVRDLDPHVREYPLRERGAMLLAVALYRLGRQADALDVLRAVRATLAEQLGIDPSRELRTLETDLLRQSPRLEATAPAPAATSRPLATATTHPTHPLGRESELARLRAAATRAAGSGLGICWIGAEAGAGKSTLAQQLAGSLAADGWQPVVGNCPQVEGAPPAWAWREVVTAARRFLPPDDAEAHGLRLLLDTDPPGAPGGYDEFHLRLALAAYLARLATRAPLLLVIEDVHRADGETLRILRHLAAALAEAPTLIVATYRPDEVTDDLVGARAALAGVPAVDLELGGLGRDAVAELLRRQGVDSADPELPHTVWTRSAGNPLLTIELAKLVAAEGPAAALDGVPAGLGHVLARRLARLPAGARTVLRHAAVCGTEADVDILLAIEGGPEEPILDGLEAGVTAGLLVEPAPGRVRFAHALMRDALYHSVPLLRRTRIHSRVLAVLREQRADDVAALGRHALAALTRSTAAEAVVHLTAAARRAGDLGAPREAAALWAGALRAVDLAPATAVRTRLDLHRDLAAASALAGDVLTARAARAQALRLAADLGDPAAVHAALTCIDAPVTWTIRPDRVVDEPLVRLLERELARVGPDRPTLRSQLLSTLAFEIEGADLGRADEVTREALTLARRQDDAGVLCRALNARYFVTVAPAHRAELPAVGRELLATADAAGLTAYRCQAHHILYQAALADVDFDRAGHHVDRAVAEATTGQLGLILAVMGWFTGLRALFRGDLDEASRRYAEVSDRMSRVGGPNAAAMGLMGRFTVLSVAGRGHEVVDELRQVHARVPDDAHDVLAHALLSAGDHDAARAVWRPDAPVRPDYLWLYWMTLRGQVAARLGDRPAARRCYRELTPWAGRFAGLECGSISLGPVDQTLAELAAALGEPATAAAHRDAGLRLARAVDAVPWRDDSAYVAVPA; from the coding sequence GTGACGACGATCGGCGTGCTCGGTCCGGTGCGGGCCACCCGCGGCGGCGCCACGGTCAACCTCGGCGCGCCCCGGCAGCGGGCGGTGCTGGCCCGGCTCGTCGCCGGCGGCGGCCACGCGGTGTCGGTGGACCGGCTCGTCGAGGATCTCTGGTCGGGAGACCCACCGCCGCGCGCCCAGGCGGCCCTTCAGGTGTACGTGTCGAACCTGCGGCGGGCGCTGGAGCCGGACCGCCCGCGGCGCACCCCGGCCCGGGTCCTCGTCACCGCCGCCCCGGGCTACGCCCTGCGGCTGCCGACCTCGGCCGTGGACGCCTGGCGGTTCGAGGCGGCGCTGCGGGCGCTCACGCCGGACACCGAACGGCGACCGGCAGCCGCGATCGGTGCCCTGGACGCGGCGCTGGGCTGCTGGCAGGAGGGCACCCCGTACGCCGAGTTCGTCGGGGAGCCGTGGGCGGAGCGGGAGGGCGAGCGGCTGGCGCAGCTGTGGCTGAGCGCCGTGGAGCAGCGGGCGAAGGTCCTGCTCGACCTCGACCGGCCGGACGAGGTCGTGCGCGACCTCGACCCGCACGTCCGCGAGTACCCGCTGCGGGAACGTGGCGCCATGCTGCTCGCGGTCGCGCTCTACCGACTCGGGCGGCAGGCCGACGCGCTCGACGTGCTGCGCGCCGTCCGCGCCACGTTGGCCGAGCAACTGGGCATCGACCCCAGCCGCGAGCTGCGGACCCTGGAGACGGATCTGCTGCGCCAGAGCCCGCGTCTGGAGGCCACCGCCCCCGCGCCGGCGGCCACGTCGCGACCCCTCGCCACCGCCACGACCCACCCGACGCACCCGTTGGGTCGCGAGTCGGAACTGGCCCGGCTCCGGGCCGCGGCCACCCGCGCCGCCGGATCCGGTCTCGGCATCTGCTGGATCGGCGCCGAGGCGGGCGCGGGGAAGTCGACGCTCGCACAGCAGCTCGCCGGCTCCCTCGCCGCCGACGGCTGGCAGCCGGTCGTCGGGAACTGCCCGCAGGTGGAAGGCGCACCGCCGGCCTGGGCCTGGCGCGAGGTGGTCACCGCCGCCCGCCGGTTCCTTCCCCCGGACGACGCGGAGGCGCACGGCCTGCGGCTGCTGCTGGACACCGACCCGCCCGGCGCCCCCGGCGGGTACGACGAGTTCCACCTCCGCCTGGCGCTGGCCGCCTACCTGGCCCGGCTGGCCACCCGGGCGCCCCTGCTGCTGGTGATCGAGGACGTCCACCGCGCCGACGGGGAGACCCTGCGGATCCTCCGGCACCTCGCCGCCGCCCTCGCCGAGGCGCCCACCCTGATCGTGGCGACGTACCGGCCGGACGAGGTCACCGACGACCTGGTGGGCGCGCGGGCGGCGCTGGCGGGGGTGCCCGCGGTCGACCTCGAACTCGGCGGCCTGGGCCGGGACGCCGTCGCCGAGCTGCTGCGCCGCCAAGGCGTGGACAGCGCCGATCCGGAACTGCCGCACACGGTGTGGACACGCTCGGCCGGTAATCCCCTGCTCACCATCGAGCTGGCCAAACTGGTCGCGGCCGAGGGGCCGGCGGCGGCGCTCGACGGCGTTCCCGCCGGCCTCGGCCACGTGCTGGCCCGCCGGTTGGCGCGACTGCCGGCCGGCGCCCGTACCGTGCTGCGGCACGCGGCGGTCTGCGGCACGGAGGCCGACGTCGACATCCTGCTCGCCATCGAGGGTGGCCCGGAGGAGCCGATCCTCGACGGGCTGGAAGCCGGCGTGACCGCGGGTCTGCTCGTCGAACCCGCACCGGGGCGGGTGCGGTTCGCCCACGCGCTGATGCGCGACGCGCTCTACCACAGCGTTCCCCTGCTGCGCCGCACCCGGATCCACAGCCGCGTCCTCGCCGTGCTGCGCGAGCAGCGCGCCGACGACGTGGCGGCGCTGGGGCGGCACGCGCTCGCGGCCCTCACCCGGTCCACCGCCGCGGAGGCGGTCGTCCACCTCACCGCGGCGGCCCGCCGCGCCGGTGACCTCGGCGCGCCACGGGAGGCCGCCGCGCTCTGGGCCGGCGCGCTGCGCGCCGTCGACCTGGCGCCGGCCACCGCCGTCCGGACCCGGCTGGACCTGCACCGGGACCTGGCCGCCGCCAGCGCGCTCGCCGGGGACGTGCTGACCGCCCGCGCCGCCCGGGCGCAGGCGCTGCGGCTGGCCGCCGACCTCGGCGACCCGGCGGCCGTGCACGCCGCGCTGACCTGCATCGACGCCCCGGTCACCTGGACCATCCGGCCCGACCGGGTGGTCGACGAGCCGCTGGTGCGGTTGCTGGAGCGGGAGCTGGCCCGGGTCGGCCCGGACCGTCCGACGCTGCGCTCGCAACTGCTGAGCACGCTCGCGTTCGAGATCGAGGGCGCCGACCTGGGGCGCGCCGACGAGGTCACCCGGGAGGCGCTCACGCTGGCCCGCCGCCAGGACGACGCGGGCGTGCTGTGCCGCGCGCTCAACGCCCGCTACTTCGTCACCGTCGCGCCGGCGCACCGCGCCGAACTGCCCGCGGTGGGCCGGGAGCTGCTCGCGACGGCCGACGCGGCGGGGCTGACCGCGTACCGCTGCCAGGCCCACCACATCCTCTACCAGGCGGCGCTCGCCGACGTCGACTTCGACCGGGCCGGCCACCACGTCGACCGCGCCGTGGCGGAGGCGACCACCGGGCAGCTCGGCCTGATCCTCGCCGTCATGGGCTGGTTCACCGGCCTGCGCGCCCTGTTCCGGGGCGACCTGGACGAGGCGTCCCGGCGCTACGCGGAGGTGAGCGACCGGATGAGCCGCGTCGGCGGCCCGAACGCGGCGGCGATGGGGCTGATGGGTCGCTTCACCGTGCTGAGCGTGGCCGGACGCGGACACGAGGTGGTCGACGAGCTCCGGCAGGTGCACGCGCGGGTGCCGGACGACGCCCACGACGTGCTGGCCCACGCGCTGCTCTCCGCCGGTGACCACGACGCGGCCCGGGCGGTGTGGCGGCCGGACGCGCCGGTGCGCCCGGACTACCTGTGGCTCTACTGGATGACCCTGCGCGGTCAGGTCGCGGCCCGGCTCGGCGACCGCCCGGCCGCCCGGCGCTGCTACCGGGAGCTGACGCCGTGGGCCGGGCGCTTCGCCGGGCTGGAGTGCGGGTCGATCTCGCTCGGCCCGGTGGACCAGACCCTCGCCGAACTCGCCGCCGCGCTCGGCGAGCCGGCGACCGCCGCCGCGCACCGGGACGCCGGGCTGCGGCTGGCCCGCGCCGTCGACGCGGTGCCGTGGCGCGACGACTCGGCCTACGTGGCGGTGCCGGCCTGA
- a CDS encoding hemerythrin domain-containing protein, with the protein MTGSETGPNLVGFRINHRTMRADTRRLAELADRVATGQIRYDRRRAGALRTYVRLLCDGIHHHHRMEDEVLWPVLERSAADEIDLRELSDDHASLDPVLDEARAAVDDLAAVFASGDAGSARVRVAAGRLATVLAHLRDLLDEHIEEEERLVFPVIRRYVSVADWDSVERAVRKGGALRFELPRIERYAQPDELAELKRTAGPVLRLTLAALRPGFRRREARVFGG; encoded by the coding sequence ATGACCGGATCCGAGACCGGGCCGAACCTCGTCGGCTTCCGGATCAACCACCGCACCATGCGGGCCGACACCCGACGGCTGGCCGAGCTGGCGGACCGCGTGGCCACCGGCCAGATCAGGTACGACCGCCGCCGGGCCGGGGCCCTGCGGACGTACGTCCGGCTGCTCTGTGACGGCATCCACCATCACCACCGGATGGAGGACGAGGTCCTCTGGCCGGTGTTGGAGCGCTCCGCCGCGGACGAGATCGACCTGCGGGAGCTCAGCGACGACCACGCGTCACTGGATCCGGTGCTCGACGAGGCGCGCGCGGCCGTGGACGACCTGGCCGCCGTGTTCGCCTCCGGCGACGCGGGGAGTGCGCGGGTGCGGGTCGCCGCGGGTCGCCTCGCCACGGTCCTGGCCCACCTGCGTGACCTTCTGGACGAGCACATCGAGGAGGAGGAGCGACTGGTCTTCCCGGTGATCCGGCGGTACGTCAGCGTGGCCGACTGGGACTCGGTGGAGCGGGCGGTCCGCAAGGGCGGCGCGCTGCGTTTCGAACTGCCCCGGATCGAGCGGTACGCGCAGCCGGACGAGTTGGCCGAGCTGAAGCGGACGGCGGGACCGGTGCTGCGGCTGACGCTCGCGGCGTTGCGACCGGGCTTCCGTCGCCGGGAGGCGCGGGTCTTCGGCGGGTGA
- a CDS encoding RidA family protein — MTGRSGADPGGVVPGLATPRGRFPHVRVAGDLIFVSGISSRRPDNSIAGARVDPMGVTDLDIRAQTRAVLDTIRDILRSVDADLADLVQVTTYLVNMNDFGGYNEVYAEYFDETGPTRTTVAVHQLPHPHLLIEIQAVGHRRASR; from the coding sequence GTGACCGGGCGGAGCGGGGCCGACCCGGGCGGGGTGGTGCCCGGCCTGGCCACGCCGCGCGGCCGGTTCCCGCACGTCCGGGTCGCCGGCGACCTGATCTTCGTCTCGGGTATTTCCAGCCGCCGGCCGGACAACAGCATCGCCGGCGCCCGGGTGGACCCGATGGGCGTCACCGACCTCGACATCCGGGCGCAGACCCGCGCCGTCCTCGACACCATCCGCGACATCCTGCGCTCCGTCGACGCCGACCTCGCCGATCTGGTCCAGGTCACCACCTATCTGGTCAACATGAACGACTTCGGCGGCTACAACGAGGTGTACGCCGAGTACTTCGACGAGACCGGCCCGACCCGCACCACTGTGGCGGTGCACCAGTTGCCGCACCCGCACCTGCTCATCGAGATCCAGGCGGTGGGGCACCGCCGCGCGAGCCGCTGA
- a CDS encoding family 43 glycosylhydrolase: protein MAGADRASRSRGRRVVAVLGAVGLLLGAGVAYAVPSASAATVDTSASYVFVNRHSGKAMDLYDWSTAENAPVNQWTRNDLAVQQWQFVDAGGGFYKVRSRHSGKVLELPNGNDGTQLVQSTDRSSATQQFRLQDSAGGFVRFVNRQWNKVIDVWEWSTADGGRLAGYSDLDGANQQWQLIRLGGGTPSTPAPAYPQPMTVSGDVGVHDPTVVKRPDGTYLVAHTGDNIALKTSTDRVTYRNAGTVFPGGAPWTTTYTGGARNLWAPDLSYRNGRYFLYYSASTFGSNRSAIFLATSPTGASGSWTNEGLVIESRTSDTFNAIDPNLFVDDQGRLWLTFGSFWSGIKMIEIDPSTGRRLGSAMRSLAAYGPGIEAPVLVKRGSWYYLYVSFDRCCQGAASTYRVMVGRSASPTGPFVDRTGRDMLSGGGTQILASHGSVHGPGHQAVLADTDGDLLFYHYYADNGTSLLGVNRLRYDADAWPYVS, encoded by the coding sequence ATGGCAGGAGCGGATCGGGCGTCGCGGTCGCGGGGCCGGCGGGTCGTGGCGGTGCTGGGTGCGGTGGGCCTGCTGCTGGGCGCGGGGGTGGCGTACGCGGTGCCGTCCGCCTCGGCGGCGACCGTGGACACGTCGGCGTCGTACGTGTTCGTGAACCGGCACAGCGGCAAGGCGATGGATCTCTACGACTGGTCCACGGCGGAGAACGCGCCGGTCAACCAGTGGACACGTAACGACCTCGCGGTGCAGCAGTGGCAGTTCGTCGACGCCGGTGGCGGGTTCTACAAGGTGCGGTCGCGGCACAGCGGGAAGGTGCTGGAGCTGCCGAACGGCAACGACGGCACCCAACTGGTGCAGTCCACCGACAGGTCGTCGGCGACCCAGCAGTTCCGGTTGCAGGACTCCGCCGGTGGGTTCGTACGGTTCGTGAACCGGCAGTGGAACAAGGTCATCGACGTGTGGGAGTGGTCGACGGCCGACGGCGGCCGGTTGGCCGGCTACTCCGATCTCGACGGCGCCAACCAGCAGTGGCAGCTGATCCGTCTCGGCGGCGGGACGCCGAGCACCCCGGCGCCGGCCTACCCGCAGCCGATGACGGTCTCCGGGGACGTCGGCGTCCACGACCCGACCGTGGTGAAACGACCCGACGGCACCTACCTCGTCGCGCACACCGGTGACAACATCGCCCTGAAGACCTCCACCGACCGGGTCACCTACCGCAACGCGGGCACCGTCTTCCCCGGCGGCGCGCCGTGGACCACCACCTACACCGGCGGCGCGCGCAACCTGTGGGCGCCGGACCTGTCCTACCGCAACGGGCGCTACTTCCTGTACTACTCGGCGTCGACCTTCGGCTCCAACCGTTCGGCGATCTTCCTGGCCACCAGCCCCACCGGCGCCTCCGGGAGCTGGACCAACGAGGGACTGGTCATCGAGTCGCGGACCTCGGACACCTTCAACGCCATCGACCCGAATCTGTTCGTGGACGACCAGGGCCGCCTGTGGCTCACCTTCGGCTCGTTCTGGTCCGGCATCAAGATGATTGAGATCGATCCGTCGACCGGACGCCGGCTCGGCAGCGCCATGCGCAGCCTCGCCGCCTACGGCCCCGGCATCGAGGCGCCAGTCCTGGTCAAGCGCGGCTCGTGGTACTACCTGTACGTCTCGTTCGACAGGTGCTGCCAGGGCGCCGCCAGCACCTACCGGGTCATGGTCGGTCGCTCGGCGAGCCCGACCGGGCCGTTCGTCGACCGCACCGGCCGGGACATGCTCTCCGGCGGAGGCACCCAGATCCTGGCCTCGCACGGCAGCGTGCACGGACCCGGCCACCAGGCGGTCCTCGCCGACACCGACGGCGACCTCCTCTTCTACCACTACTACGCCGACAACGGCACGTCGCTGCTCGGCGTCAACCGCCTCCGCTACGACGCCGACGCCTGGCCCTACGTCTCCTGA